A section of the Leptospira kobayashii genome encodes:
- a CDS encoding fatty acid desaturase CarF family protein: protein MNLHRKLEIGSVFLFLIGLIFLVKKTFPLFAASFSGEPWMSSVYLILSLGIGYIIADFLSGMVHFLCDNFGDENTAYFGPAFIQPFRMHHVDPTDITKHDFFETNGNTCLVVLPVMGIYYFVFDSISVWISFSFLFSITSIVFTNQFHKWAHLENPPGWIRILQTSGMILPKKMHSMHHTPPFSSYYCITCGWLNPLFEFIKFFPRLKTSIEAALIVNKER, encoded by the coding sequence ATGAATCTTCATAGAAAATTAGAAATCGGTTCCGTATTCCTTTTTCTCATCGGTTTGATTTTTCTCGTAAAGAAGACATTCCCTTTGTTCGCTGCTTCCTTTTCGGGAGAGCCTTGGATGTCTTCGGTTTATCTGATCCTTAGCTTGGGCATAGGATATATTATAGCCGATTTTTTATCGGGGATGGTTCATTTTCTATGTGATAATTTCGGAGATGAAAATACGGCTTATTTCGGCCCCGCTTTCATCCAACCCTTTCGAATGCATCACGTTGATCCGACTGACATTACGAAACATGATTTTTTCGAAACAAACGGGAACACTTGTTTGGTGGTATTGCCTGTCATGGGAATCTATTATTTTGTCTTCGATAGTATTTCTGTTTGGATTTCTTTTTCTTTTCTTTTTTCCATAACTTCAATCGTATTTACCAATCAATTTCACAAATGGGCTCATTTGGAAAATCCTCCCGGATGGATTCGGATTTTGCAGACTTCAGGTATGATCTTGCCGAAAAAGATGCATTCTATGCATCACACTCCTCCTTTTTCCTCCTATTATTGTATCACTTGCGGTTGGTTAAATCCTCTGTTTGAATTTATAAAATTTTTTCCTAGATTGAAAACTTCAATCGAAGCGGCTTTGATTGTAAATAAAGAGAGATAG
- the trpB gene encoding tryptophan synthase subunit beta: MARDQVGYFGEFGGRYSPEILTEALEELEATYSKLRKNKKFQKELSYYLKNYVGRPSPLTYAEHLTKHWGGAKVWLKREDLNHTGAHKINNAIGQALIARYMGKKRIIAETGAGQHGLATATVGAMFGLETVVYMGEVDVKRQNLNAKKIQMLGAKILPVTSGEATLKEATSEAMRDWALNVSTTHYIVGSAIGPHPFPTIVRDLQAVIGTEARKQFKKENKSLPDAIVACVGGGSNAIGMFAPFLKDKSVRIFGAEAGGLGSKPGQHSATITYGKTGFLHGTKTLIIQDDFGQIVPAHSVSAGLDYPGVGPEHAHLAQTHRVEYRQVTDEEALASFLEVSRIEGIIPALETAHAFHVAKDVAKKLGRKKDIIICLSGRGDKDVTEVLRLLGGDTI, from the coding sequence ATGGCACGTGATCAAGTTGGTTATTTCGGAGAATTTGGGGGTCGTTACTCGCCGGAGATTTTGACGGAAGCGTTGGAAGAACTGGAAGCGACTTATTCGAAACTTCGGAAAAATAAAAAATTCCAAAAGGAACTTTCCTACTATTTGAAAAACTACGTAGGAAGACCTTCCCCTCTAACTTATGCTGAACACCTAACAAAACATTGGGGTGGTGCCAAAGTATGGTTGAAGCGGGAAGATCTGAATCACACAGGCGCACATAAAATCAATAATGCTATCGGCCAGGCGCTTATCGCACGTTATATGGGTAAAAAAAGAATCATCGCGGAAACGGGGGCGGGCCAACATGGTTTGGCAACTGCGACCGTAGGCGCTATGTTCGGACTGGAAACCGTCGTTTATATGGGCGAGGTCGATGTCAAAAGACAAAACCTGAACGCAAAAAAAATACAAATGTTAGGTGCAAAAATTCTTCCTGTCACTTCGGGAGAAGCGACTTTGAAAGAAGCGACCAGCGAAGCGATGAGAGACTGGGCTTTGAATGTATCTACAACTCATTATATAGTAGGTTCGGCAATAGGGCCTCATCCTTTTCCTACGATTGTTCGTGACTTGCAAGCCGTGATCGGAACGGAAGCACGCAAACAATTCAAAAAAGAAAACAAATCTTTACCGGATGCTATCGTTGCCTGTGTGGGCGGCGGTTCCAACGCGATTGGAATGTTTGCACCATTTTTAAAAGACAAATCGGTGAGAATTTTCGGCGCGGAGGCAGGCGGACTCGGTTCCAAGCCGGGGCAGCATTCTGCGACGATTACTTACGGCAAAACAGGATTTTTGCACGGAACAAAAACTCTTATCATCCAGGATGATTTCGGTCAAATAGTTCCTGCGCATTCCGTATCAGCAGGGTTGGATTATCCCGGTGTCGGACCGGAACATGCTCATTTGGCGCAAACTCATCGGGTGGAATACCGTCAGGTTACCGACGAAGAGGCGTTAGCTTCCTTTTTGGAGGTAAGCCGGATCGAAGGAATCATTCCCGCTTTGGAAACGGCTCATGCCTTTCATGTGGCAAAAGACGTGGCGAAAAAACTAGGAAGGAAAAAAGACATTATCATCTGCCTTTCGGGAAGAGGGGACAAGGATGTAACGGAAGTTTTGCGACTTTTGGGAGGAGATACGATTTGA
- the trpA gene encoding tryptophan synthase subunit alpha — translation MSKIKTYFETKSVRSVYIPFFTLGDPDYEASVEYGKAILESGADILELGIPFSDPVADGPVIQRADARALKNPFSFEKIFSVTKAIHEHRPETPLVYLTYFNPIYRCGIESFLNQAKASGIEGLVIPDLPFDTEESEFLFRELAKRDMDLIHLITPATVKSRIQMMKKTSSGFIYYVTSFGVTGERREFSVDLEERIKFLKDILNLPICAGFGISTPEQASQIAHYADGIIIGSAVQRIIEENGKNLAGCVKALRDYTSSIRNSFS, via the coding sequence TTGAGTAAGATTAAAACATATTTTGAGACCAAATCGGTTCGGTCCGTTTATATTCCTTTTTTTACTTTAGGCGACCCTGATTACGAAGCGTCCGTTGAATACGGAAAGGCCATCTTGGAATCGGGAGCCGATATTTTGGAATTGGGAATTCCTTTTTCCGATCCGGTTGCGGACGGTCCTGTGATTCAAAGGGCAGATGCGCGGGCTCTTAAAAATCCTTTTTCATTCGAAAAAATATTTTCGGTCACAAAGGCGATTCATGAACATCGCCCCGAAACTCCTTTGGTTTATCTGACTTATTTCAATCCGATCTACAGATGCGGAATCGAATCTTTCTTAAATCAAGCGAAGGCATCCGGTATCGAAGGATTAGTCATTCCCGACTTACCTTTTGATACGGAGGAAAGCGAATTTCTTTTTCGTGAACTTGCGAAAAGAGATATGGATTTGATTCATTTGATTACACCTGCAACCGTAAAGTCCAGGATTCAGATGATGAAAAAAACTTCTTCGGGATTCATTTATTACGTAACTTCCTTTGGTGTAACAGGGGAAAGGCGGGAGTTTTCCGTGGATTTGGAAGAAAGGATTAAATTTCTAAAGGATATTTTGAATCTTCCCATTTGCGCGGGATTCGGAATTTCCACTCCCGAACAAGCTTCGCAAATCGCCCATTATGCGGATGGAATCATTATTGGTTCTGCGGTGCAAAGAATCATCGAGGAAAACGGAAAAAATCTGGCAGGGTGTGTGAAAGCTCTGCGGGATTACACTTCTTCCATTCGTAATAGTTTTAGCTAG
- a CDS encoding TonB-dependent receptor plug domain-containing protein, translated as MFLKKEKTVYETIQRLNARVLHIFPVLFFLFISSEIFSQTNSPEKKEDKPIEVIGKTENKNTPENFRKNPTGFQTSIDLDQYKSRYTSLPDVLEREAGVRIRRYGGLGSYSTLSLRGTNPNQSRIYIDGVPFNNTQGGEVNLADLPFENLQSVEVYRSGAPVGFTGSVIGGSVNLVTRAPGGPPKTRINLGGGSYNTGKASIAHSATYGGIGTSLFFLGEKSDQNFPYLNPHGTILVNPLDDTIDRRKNAQYERSSGMIGLDGEIGKTKIKFWNDLNYRMHGIPGAASNQTRQVHRKYLRNTSSLTTNTKGLLGGILQLETRVFGSFSDDNLYDPKSEFSSGTPNSVANMRQFGGHIIPTFYLLDYFQILRIHAGIEKESFERSRSTVTNIDLKYEPEKFRNYTTLRIEDEIRLFKDRLILTPGIAWENYLDRFQSDEPWYRRENPFASGDKKTAFTNPKAGLLVKIIDNANWGFDLKGNIAKQNRIPSFLELFGEVGTILPNEKLKPEKSHNIDGGAVLRYTQKDLKSQTSVSYFRRRIQDMILFLPNSQFTLRPENVDSAKIDGVEVSQKTEYKHWKLVFDYTYQKAINTSQALYLNGRTLPLRPLHELASTIAYKADKWELGVEGVYVGAVFKDRTNEYVNYQPSRQIWNLYYTQVLYQQEADSLQDGIQNPKKNSGMQELLLSFDFRNIGDKRVEDIVGYPLPGRNWHVTLSGRF; from the coding sequence TTGTTTTTAAAAAAAGAAAAAACGGTCTATGAAACAATACAGCGGTTAAACGCCCGTGTTTTGCATATTTTCCCGGTTTTATTTTTTCTTTTTATCTCCTCGGAAATATTTTCTCAAACGAATTCTCCCGAAAAAAAAGAAGACAAACCTATCGAAGTCATCGGGAAAACGGAAAACAAGAACACTCCCGAGAATTTCAGAAAAAATCCCACCGGATTTCAAACATCAATCGACCTTGACCAATATAAATCACGTTATACGAGTCTTCCTGATGTACTGGAAAGAGAAGCTGGCGTAAGAATCAGAAGATACGGAGGACTTGGGTCTTATTCCACTCTTTCCTTAAGAGGAACGAATCCGAATCAATCCAGAATCTATATAGATGGAGTTCCTTTCAATAATACCCAAGGAGGAGAAGTGAATTTGGCCGACTTGCCTTTTGAAAATCTTCAGTCGGTGGAAGTTTACAGAAGCGGTGCGCCCGTAGGTTTTACCGGCTCTGTGATCGGAGGAAGTGTAAATTTGGTAACCCGCGCTCCGGGAGGTCCTCCTAAAACCAGGATCAATCTCGGAGGAGGAAGCTATAACACAGGTAAGGCGTCTATTGCACATTCCGCCACTTACGGAGGTATAGGAACAAGTTTGTTTTTTCTGGGAGAAAAGTCGGATCAAAACTTTCCTTATTTGAATCCTCATGGAACCATACTTGTCAATCCCTTGGATGATACGATTGATAGAAGAAAAAACGCACAATACGAACGTTCCTCCGGTATGATCGGTTTGGATGGAGAAATCGGAAAAACAAAAATCAAATTTTGGAATGATCTCAATTACAGAATGCATGGAATCCCCGGCGCTGCTTCCAATCAAACGAGACAAGTACACAGAAAATATCTGCGTAATACTTCGTCCCTCACCACCAATACGAAGGGTTTACTCGGTGGGATTTTGCAATTGGAAACAAGAGTGTTCGGATCTTTTTCAGACGATAATTTATACGATCCGAAATCGGAATTTTCCAGCGGAACACCCAATTCTGTTGCCAATATGCGCCAGTTTGGCGGTCACATCATCCCTACTTTTTATTTATTGGATTATTTTCAGATTCTTCGAATTCACGCTGGGATAGAAAAGGAATCTTTTGAAAGATCCAGAAGTACAGTCACTAACATAGATCTGAAATATGAACCCGAAAAATTCCGAAATTATACCACCTTACGGATTGAAGATGAGATTCGGTTGTTCAAGGATAGATTGATACTTACACCGGGGATCGCCTGGGAAAATTATTTGGACCGGTTTCAATCGGATGAACCTTGGTATAGAAGAGAGAATCCCTTTGCCTCGGGTGATAAAAAGACTGCCTTTACAAATCCGAAAGCAGGATTACTCGTCAAAATTATAGACAATGCGAATTGGGGATTCGATCTAAAGGGAAATATCGCCAAACAAAATCGGATTCCCAGTTTTTTGGAATTATTCGGTGAAGTGGGAACGATTCTTCCCAATGAAAAATTGAAACCTGAAAAAAGTCATAATATAGACGGAGGTGCCGTACTCCGTTACACGCAAAAGGATTTGAAATCGCAAACAAGCGTTTCTTATTTTAGAAGGCGGATTCAGGACATGATTCTGTTTTTGCCGAATTCGCAATTTACCTTAAGACCCGAAAATGTGGATTCCGCAAAGATCGACGGTGTGGAAGTCTCTCAAAAAACGGAATACAAACATTGGAAATTGGTGTTTGATTATACATATCAAAAAGCGATCAATACATCTCAGGCTTTGTATCTGAACGGAAGAACTCTTCCTCTTCGTCCTTTGCACGAACTTGCAAGTACTATCGCTTACAAAGCAGACAAATGGGAGTTAGGTGTGGAAGGCGTATACGTAGGAGCGGTTTTCAAAGATAGAACCAATGAATATGTGAATTACCAGCCATCAAGACAGATTTGGAATTTATACTATACCCAAGTTCTTTACCAACAGGAAGCCGATTCTTTGCAAGATGGAATCCAAAATCCGAAAAAGAACTCAGGTATGCAGGAACTGCTCTTAAGCTTCGATTTTAGAAATATCGGAGACAAAAGAGTGGAGGATATCGTCGGTTATCCACTTCCTGGAAGAAATTGGCATGTTACTTTGAGTGGTAGATTCTGA